Genomic DNA from Rathayibacter sp. VKM Ac-2759:
AGGCAAGGCCGTAGCGATGGTCGGCGATGGCGTGAATGATGCCCCCGCTCTTGCACAAGCAGACGTCGGCATCGCGATCGGTGCAGGAACCGACGTCGCCATCGCGTCCGCGGGAGTGATCCTCGCGTCCGATGACCCGCGCTCAGTGCTCTCGGTCATCGAGCTCTCTCGCGCCAGCTACCGCAAAATGAAGCAGAACCTGTGGTGGGCAGCCGGCTACAACCTGATCTCCGTCCCCTTGGCCGCCGGCGTGCTGGCACCGCTCGGTTTCGTCATGCCCATGTCAGTGGGAGCGCTACTGATGTCGGCGTCGACAGTCGTGGTCGCCCTGAACGCTCAGCTCCTGCGTCGGCTGGACCTCACCCCCGCCGCGAGCACCCTCGCCGCGACAAAGCGGGGAAAAGCCGATCCGCGGAACGAGGGCCATGCGCCACACGACACCTCCCAGCTGTCCGCTTGACGATTCCTGGCGCTGACGCTACTTCCGCCGTTCTCAACTCCAGTCGTGTTTACAAAATTTCGATGAAGGATCACTAGATGATTTTGGATGCCATCGCGCAAATGGATATCGGCTTCCTGCTCGCTGCAACCCCGAATTCCACGCCGAGCCCGAGCCCGAGCCCGACCCCCGCCCCGTTTAACAATGACACGGTCACTCCAGGCCTCTTCGGCTTCCTGGCCACAGGCGCAGTCGCGGTCGCGGTAGTCGCCTTATCCGTCGACATGAACCGCCGGGTCCGGCGTGTGCGCTACCGCGAACTCATATCAGAGGAATTGGATCGCGAGGAACGACAGATGCGCTCGAAGGACGAACAGAACAAGACCGATTCCTCAAACGGCGAGTCCTAGGCACCGGACTCGTCGACCGTCCGCCCTCACATCGCTACCGCTTCCAAGAACCTCGAGGCACCCCCGGCGCACGGTCCGCACCTACTCAGAGACTGACGACCTCATCTGGCGCCCTTGCTACGCCTCACACCGCTACGCGCCGTATGATCCATCGTTGTTGCGAGAGCAGCAGCGACCGTCAGTGACGCGATGAGCAGATATATTCCGTCGCCGATCAGCGTGGCAGGAGTGTCTTCGGAGGCGAGCGGCACCGAATCCATGATGACGCCTGGCTTGAAAGCAGCCAGCCGCTGACTGGTCGTACCGTCCGGAAGAATTGTTTGACTTTGTCCAACCGTTGACACTGTCACAATCGACCGCCCCGTTTGGATAGCGCGAATCTTCGTGATAGCAAGTTGCTGGGCAGACTCGTCCGTCCGGCCGAAATCCGCATTGTTGGTCTGTGCGAAGATCACTTGCGCTTTCTCGTTCATCATCTGATCAATGAGGGCGTCATCGACGATGTCGAAGCAGATTGACACCCCCGCTCGTAGCCCATCCAACTGCAGAACTGGCGGTAGCCTGCCGACTTCATAATCGCGTTGAATGAGACCAATCAGGCTGGGCGCTAAGAGCGACCAGAACTCTCGGTCGGGAACATATTCGCCGAACGGAACTGGATGTGCCTTGTCATAGATTCCCTCAACTCCCTCTGGCGACCAGGCGATCGAGCTGTTATAGAGCCGCCCGGCTCGTTCATTCACCGCCCCGACGAGCAGGGGCGCTCCAAGCCTCTCGGCCATGTCCCGCAGAGTGGCGGCGGTCGCGGCCGAGACGAGGGGATCCTCGTCCATGCTGTTCTCGGGCCAGATCACGACATCGACCTCCTCCCCGATGACAGGCGCAGTAGCGCGCACTTGAGCCGCGAGAAGATCGCCTGGACCACGAGCGTCGAAATATCCTGCTGGCCCATCTCCCTGTACCGCTGCCACTCGCACTTCACCCGATGACGGTGTTTCCCAGGCAGGCACGATCGCGGCTCCGAGGGCGAGCAGGACGGTCGCGGTGACGGCGCCAGTCACACTGGACGTCACCCGATGGGTAGCCAGTACTACGGCGATCGCCCACACCAGGAGGAAGCTCAACCCTGGGACGCCGACCCAGGCCACGAGAGGGCCGAGTGGGCTTTCCGACTGCGAGTAGGCGAGCCGGCCCCAGGCGAACCCTCCGTAGGGCCAGCTCCCTGCAACGGCTTCCCTCAACACCCAAAGACCACCGACGGCGACTGGATACAGTACAAAGCTAGCGCTCGGCGTTGGCCACACTTTCTCGATGAATTTGCGAGCCGCCGAGATACTCGCCGCGCCGGCGGCGAACAGGAGAGCCTCCAGAACGGAAAGTGCGATCCACGGAACGGGTCCGAGGTACTCCGATGTCCACGAGACGTGCGCGAGATAGAAGGCCAGCCCGCTGAGTAATCCGAGCCAAGAACCCCGCCGGATCCCTGCGTGTTCGAGTAGACCAAGTAGCAGTGCAACACCTGCCAAGGTCAGCGGCCACGCATTCAGTCCAGGAAATCCCGCGTCCAGAAGAAGGCCAGCCAGGACAGCCGCGCAGCTCGAGAGCCAGAAACCTCGTTTCCTCGAGGCGGCGTCATTCTCAACGAGGCGTGAAGTGGGGGCATGCCAGGACCGGCCACCGTCGTTCGAGGGAACACGAGTGGAGCGGACTGGTCGGATACCGAGCATTGAGGGGAACATGTCTGTTTCTGGTGAAGAGGGAAGTGTGCACGAAGTGAACGCCGCAACCCGCTTTCGAGGGTGCCGTGTGGTTCCACGCGGCCGAGTTATTGTGTAGCGGGCCACTGCGTTGAATTGAGAGCACGATAATGCTCAAATGGGCAGAACGAAGCCTCCGATCAACGCTTGCAGGCTGTAGATCCAGGAGGTCCACAGTCCGGTGACCATGGCGGCACCGATCGCGATCAGCATTGCTCCGCCCGCGACGTTGATGGCTCGAATATGTCGCCGAATCACTTGAACGCCCCTCGTCGCCCACGAGAAGCCGAGGGCGACAAGGAGAAACGGGATGCCTAAGCCGAGGCAGTAGAACAAACCGAGGAGGGCTCCTCGCGCAGGTGAGCCACTACTGAGACTGAGAAGAGAGATCGCGGCGAGCGTGGGCCCGAAGCACGGCGTCCAGCCCAGTCCGAAGACAACTCCGAGCAAGGGTGCTCCAACGACACCGGTAGGTAACGCCACAGGGATCCGTAGTGTTCTCTGCAATGGTTTGAAAGCACCTAAGAATGCTGCGCCCATCGCGATGATGAGGATCCCGGCTGCTCTGGTGATCACGTCCTGCCACCGAATGAGCCAGGCGCCAGCGCCGCCGAATGCTGCGCCGTAGAGCGTGAAGACGACAGCGAAGCCGAGGATGAAGAGCACTACTCCGACGAGGAGCCGCGATCTGCGAGGGGCGACGCCGGAGGGAGTGAAGCCACCCAGAAACGCCAAATACCCGGGTAATAGGGGAAGGATGCAGGGTGAAGCGAAGGAGACCAACCCGGCCAGCAGAGCGATCGGGATAGCTACGACCAACTGGCCCAGAATAATGGTTTGGGCGAAGTCAGATCCCACAGCTCAGCACCCCGGCAGCATTTCAACTGAATTCACTTTTGGCCCGCCACGATTCCTCCTGCGAGCAAAAGAAGACCCCCCATGGGATATCCGGCGAGAAGATCCAGCAACGGTGCAGGTTGCTCTGGCCCGAATGCTTCGAGATGCGCTAACCAGTGGATGAAAACGATTGTCGCCCCGATGATCGCCAGGGTGAGGCCAATAACTTTGAAGCGTCTTTTTCGACGGTAGTTGCGGCGCCACTGCTCTTCTTGGCTCAGGGCCGCACTGGCGCTTTTGTCCGGGGGGGGTGTCGCTGACATCGGTTTCTCCTTGTAGCCACAAAAGGGGGACTGGGCTGATTGGGTGACGTGCATGTTCTATTGATCGGCTATTCGGGTGATCACCGAGGCGAGGTGAGGGTCGTCACCCCGTGCTAGTCCTGCGAATTCCAACGCGCTGGTGCCATCGGTGGCGACCGTAGAACGAATGAAAACTCGCCGACGAGGGACAAGGAGGCCGGCCAGCAGGCCCAGGATCGCCAAGACGGAGAAGACCAGGACCCATTGCTGCGCGGGGTCGTGGTGCACTTCGAAAGATCCGAACCTCTTGACCGAGTCGAAGGTGATACTGCCGAGGCCGTTCGGAAGCTGTTGCGTTTCTCCGGGCTTCAGTTGAAGAGGTGTGGAGACTGACCCTTCTCCGGTCAGGGGTTGCATGCCTGCCGTGTCGAGAGCGTAGACCGACCTCGGTATACCATTGTCGATGCCGAGATCGCCCGCGAAGACGTTGAACGTGAGTACCGGATATTCGAGATCGGGATAAGAGGAGTAGAACGCCCCTGCTCGGTTCGTATCCTGTGTGGGGTAAAAGAATCCGACAAGACCAATTTGCTGGCTTAGCCCGTCCGGGATCTTGATCACTCCAAGCGACGTGAGGTTGGCGTCCTGCGGTAGAAACGCGACGGGGTCGCTGAAGACTGTGTTCCCGGCTGGATCTTTGATGGTGACGGTGGGCGCGTAACCGTTGCCCAGGAGATACATTTGAGTTCCGCCGAGAGACAGAGGTTCGTTGACTTTGATCGTTTCTTCTTGAGTGGTTTCTTCGGTCTGCCAACGTGTGGCCAGGGTGGCGGTGTAATCGAGCGGCTGACCGAGCGCTGCGAGGTTCTGCTGTTCGTAGTCGACATCGAACGAGTCGAGGGTCACCGCGTAGGGATCAAGGTTGTTGGGATCGAAGAAGCGTCCAGGGTTGAACGAATCGAAGTTACCGAGGCTGTTGATGAACGTTTGCCCTTCGATCACAACGCGCTGTCCTGTATAGCCGAAGCTTGAGCCGACTCCTACGGCGACGAGCACTCCGATGAGGGAGGTGTGAAAGAGGAGGTTGCCCGTCTCTCGGAGATAGCCTCGCTCTGCGCTGATCTCCACCCCCGAGCGTCGGACACGATACCCCTGGCCGCGTAGTGATCTTTCGACAGACTCGACCTTTGCTGCCGCGTCGGCTGGACTCAAATCGACGGTCACAACGAAGACAGGAAGCCGGTTCAGGCGGGCTGGTACCGTCGGTGGCTGTTTACGTAATGCTTGGAGGTGGTGCTTAGTGCGTGGGATGATGCATCCGATAAGAGAGACGAAGAGAAGCAGATAGATGCTCGAGAACCACACCGACGAGTAGACATCAAAACCCTGTATCTTCTCGATGAGACCAGCGACGTCAGGGTTATCGCGGAAGTACTGGCTGACTCCGTTCGGATCTGATGAGCGTTGCGGAACTAAAGATCCCGGGATCGCCGCGACGGACAGCAGTAGCAGCAGAATCAGAGCAGTTCTCATACTCGTCAGCTGTCGCCAGGCCCACGAGCCCCAGTACCGACCTTGCGTTCCTGGCGCGGCGACGTTTACAGGGGACCTCGGTGAATCGATGTGGTCAGTGGGGCGCAACACGTCAGTCTCTTCCACTGCCGGCGGCCGATGCGTTGTTTCCGGATCGATAGACGCCGTCTTCGCTGGCGGCCGTGCGGCGTGTGCTCAGGATGACCAGCAGCACTCCCGTGATCGCGACTATGAGTGCGGTCAGCGTGTTCACCTTCATGCCTAGGACCAGCAGTTCTGATGGGTCGATGCGGAGCGTCTCGAACCAGGCACGGCCGGTCCCGTAAATGATCATGTACAGGCCCAAAGCTCCACCTGTCCGCAGTCGGACGCGGCGTTCAACGGCGAGGATGACAAGCGCGCCTGCGACGTTCCATAGAATCTCGTACAGGAACAGCGGGTGAAAGAGGGTGTCCGCCGGCATTCCGGAAGGAAACGCCGGATTCGATGAATCGATGTTCAGGCCCCAGGGCAAAGTGGTCGGTGCGCCGAAGAGCTCCTGGTTGAAGTAGTTGCCCAGCCGACCGAACGCTTGAGCAAGGAGAAGACCCGGCACCACCGCATCGGCAAATGAGAGGAATCGCACTCCTGCCCGTCGACAACCGATGTAATAACCGACGGCTCCGAAAAGTATGGAGCCGAAGATTGCTAACCCACCCTCCCAGACGTAGAAAATCCTCCAGGGGTCGGCGCCGTCGTAGAAGTAGTCCGAAGGATGAGTGGCTACGTGGTACAGGCGTCCACCAAGAATGGCGAACGGTATCGCCGCGAGCGACATGTCGAGGACGAGGTCCGAACGCCCTCCTCGACGTTGAAAGCGGCGTGATGTGAAGGCAACTGCAATAGCAATGCCGATGAGAATGAAGATGGCGTAGAAATAGACCCGGAAGGAGCCGACTTCTATGAAGCTCACGGAAGGACTGGGAATGCCTGCTGCGCTGGGGAGAATCATGTTTTACTCCCCCTCTGCAAGTGTGTCGTTGACAAGCGTTCTCAGGATGCTTTGGTCGGCCAGGCGACCGAGAATTCGTGACGCCACGCGCCCCTTACGGTCGAGAACGACCGTCGTCGGTACAGCGTTCGGTGCAACACTTCCGCTGAATGCGAGTTGCATTTCGCCGGAATTGACGTCGATGATCGAGGGATAGGAAATTCCGAACTGGCCGGCAAAGGCGGTTGCAGTCGCGGTTTGGTCGCGTACATTGACCCCCAGGAACGCAACATCTTGGTCGGAGAACTCCTCGTTGAGCGCCTGAAGGTCCGGGGCCTCCGCGCGGCAGGGAGCGCAGCCCGCATACCAGAAGTTGACGACGGTAACTCTTCCCGCGTACGTGTCAGGGGCCACCGTTGAGCCGTCCTCGAGCACTCCGGAGAATACGATCGGCTCCCCTCGGCTTTCGGCGCCGATTTCGGTGACCGCACCATCTCCGGCTATGTAGTTCTTCCCACTTCCTGCGCGATATTGTTCCGCGAGAGAGTCGCTCGAACACCCCGCGAGCAGAAGAAGACCTATTACAGCGAGTGTGGCCGGAAGAAAGCGCCTGTGCGGGGGTACGACCATCCCGCGAGGCGGCGCATTCGTGACGGGAGTGTCAGTCGTGGTCGGATTGGCGGTGCCGTCGGCAGCACGAAAATTTTTGGTGCTCAAAAGTCTCTCTCAACCAGCGTGGGGCCACAGAAGTGGCTGACGTCGCGAAGTACATGCGAATTGCACGTACGGGAGCCCTTCAGATATCGGGCTGGAGCGGCGTCGCTGGTTAGGTTCGGCTGATTGAAAGAGCGAGAAGAGAGGGACCTCGCACGAGGACAGGGCCTTCGGGCAGGATCGGGCCTGCGGGAGCGTCTTCGGGAAGGTGATTTTGTGGTTGAGCCCGGTTCGCGAGAACGACCGTCGGCTCTTGGGTGATGAGTAAGCACGTCGTCGCGGCGGGCCCGCAAGCGGGCGCGCAGACTTCGCCGCACGAGGGCGCACTCGCGAGTGGGGACGCCGAACCGGGGTCTGGGGTCAGCTCTAGGACGGTCGCCGATGCCACTTGATCGAACGTCCCTTGTCCTGCCGTTGCGGTCTGGAAGTGCATCCCGAGCAGACCGACGAGGATACCCATCACAGCAAGAAGTAGAAGGAGAGGAGCTCGGCGGGGGGCGGACTGATGCTCTGTCTGCAACACGACTGCCCTACCCTTCGCTGATTCGTGATGGCCGGCGTTACGAGGTGCGACCGTGTTGATCGCGCGGACCCTGTGCGCGACGGCCGATGTCGAACTTCGCGCCCGCAGGGCACGCCATGTCGCTCGCTCCGGTGAAGGTTACCCTAGGGGGGTATGAGTTCCTACTGGCAGGGGTCGCTTGACGGTCTCGAGGGCAGCATCGATCAGGGAGGGTGGACGCGTGAGAGTGAGGGGTCCTGTCCGCGGTAGCGGTGTGGCGGTCGCGGTCACAGGAGGAGCCGTTCTCGCGAGTCTCGTTGCCGCCTGGTTCCTTGTCTCTCCTCAACGAGATGCCGCAGGCGATCTGCCCCCCTCCGAGGAGCCCCTCAGTTCGGCGCCCGCAGCTGAGGTTCGAGTCGTACATGAGGCGCTGCACACCCTCGGTGAGCGCTGCGCCGTCGAAGACGGTGAACCGCCAGATGTTGCTGCCGAGGTGGATGCGATTCTCCGCTTCGCGGACCTGTACCCCGAGGGGCGGTTCGCGATCGATGACGAGGACGGAACACCGCTGTCGCTGCTTCTTGTGACGCGGGCAGCGCTGGACACCTGCGCGCCTGAGGCGGCGGTCCGCGTCAACGAAGTGTTGCCCCCAGAGTTCCGCTCTACTTCGTAGGCGGCCGGAGGGCCAGCGTCTGAGGGCTTGCTGGTGTTCTGGGCCGCGGTCCGATCAGTCACCTACGCTGTTCCGGTGATCGAGACGCTCTCGCAGTACTCCGTGCTGGCCCTGTACTCCGCGATGGGCGTCTACGCCCTCGCGTTCATCTTTTTCGCCGTCGACCTCGCTCGTCGCTCCTCGTTCGCGGAGGAGCAGGCTGTACTCGTGGGTGAGGCGAAACTTGCGTCGCCAGCAACTGTGGCGCGAAGCGCTAGCGGACGAGCAAGCGTTGCTGGGGGAGCAGGTCGCGGTACAGCGACCCTCGCTCGCCTTGCCGACCGCGTTGAGGACGAGATCTACCACGCACCGTCGCGCTCGCGCACTGTGCGCGTGGGTTTCTCGCTCACGATCCTCGCCTGGGCCGTGCACCTTGTAGCGACCCTGCTCCGTGGCATCGCTGGCGGTCGAGTGCCGTGGGCGAACATGTACGAGTTCTCGATGACCGGAACACTTCTCATCATCGGCGTCTTCCTCCTCGTGCAGCTACGTTACGATCTCCGATTCCTCGGCGCATTCGTTACCGGGCTTGTCCTCGCCCTCCTTGGCGTTGCGGTGGTCAATTACTACGTCGCCGTGGTGCCGTTGCCGCCGGCGCTGCAGTCCGTGTGGCTGGTGATCCATGTCCTGGTCGCGATCCTCGGCACCGCGTTTTTCGCTCTCGGGTTCGCTCTCTCGGTCACTCAACTGGCGCAGAGTCGCCGCGAGGGCGGCGGCGCCGGCAGCGGACGACTTCGTTTCCTCGCGACCCTGCCCGGTTCCCACGCGCTCGAAAACCTCTCCTACCGGGTGAACATCGTCGGTTTCATCCTGTGGACCTTCACTCTCATCGCCGGGGCGGTCTGGGCGGAGCGAGCCTGGGGGCGCTACTGGGGCTGGGACACGAAAGAGGTGTGGACATTCATCATCTGGACGATCTACGCCGGCTACATCCACGCTCGAGCTACCCGCGGGTGGCGCGGCACACCGTCCGCATGGCTGTCGATCATCGGTTTCTCCGCCGTCATGTTCAACTTCGGAATCGTCAACGTGTTCTTTAAAGGGCTCCACGCGTACTCCGGCCTCAGTACCGGATCCTGACCCAGGTAGTTCGAAAGTCACTCCTTCAGTCTTTCTAAGCAACTAAGAAAAGTGATGATTCCTACCCCGTTCTCGCTTCTTGCCGAGCGCCTGACCCTCTCGCCGAAGGCTCTTCAACGGGCGGCCACCGCATCGCTTGTGGCAAGCATCCTCATCATCGTTTTCGGGGGAGTGGTCCGTCTGACCGGGTCAGGCTTAGGATGCCCGACGTGGCCCGCTTGCGAGCCAGGGTCCCTTGCCGCTACTCCCGCTCTGGGAATCCACGGATTCATTGAATTCACAAACCGTGCATTCACTGGTGTTCTGGTAGCAGCAGTCGCGTGGGTGATCATTGCCGCAAGGCTGCAACCCCTGAGGGATCGCACGATGACCAGACTTGCCTGGTCGCAATTCTGGCTCGTCGTCGCCAACGCGCTTGCCGGGGGTGTGACCGTATTCTCCGGACTCAACCCCTACATTGTCGCGGGTCATTTCGTCCTCGCGATTGCGCTGCTCACGACGACCGCGCTCACGTGGCACCGTGCGCGTACTGCGCAGTCGGCAATGTTCGCACCATCACCACTTGTTCGCGGCCTGAGCGTAGGACTGGCAGGTATCACGCTGACGGTGATTCTGGTGGGCACGCTTGTGACAGGGACGGGGCCTCATGCGGGAGACACGGCTGAAGTACCGCGCATGCAGTTCGAGTGGGTAAATGTCACCATTGTGCACGGCGCGCTCGGCACGCTGTCTCTTGCGCTTGCGCTCCTTCTCTGGGTCAAACTGCGATCTGAACCAAACGCGCAGCTAGCGCGACGACGGGTACTCGTCTACATCATCGTCGTCGTTCTGCAGGCTCTTCTGGGTATCGGACAGTCTCTACTCGGTCTGCCGGAGGTGCTGGTCGCCCTACATTTGCTGGGATCGGCACTCGTCTGGGTGGGAGCTCTCCGAGTGGTACTAGACGTCAACCCTGGACTACTGGCTACCCGTTCACGAGCTTCAGCCGAGCAAAGCGGCTCATCCCAATCGGGGGTGTAGGAGTTGGGGTCTGAAGCCGCCGGTCTCGAGCAGGCTTCGGGCGATGTAGTTGGTCAGGTTGCGGAACCCGAGTGCGGAGCCGCGCAGGTGTTCGAGCCGTCCGTTGAGCGCCTCGGTCGGCCCGTTGCTGGTGCCGGGTCGTTCGAAGTAGGCGAGCACGTCAGCGGCTCGCTTCTTCAGGGTCCGGCCCAGGGTGGTGAGCTCGGTGAGCACCTTGGGGACGCCGGCGCTGAGGTCGGTGATCAGCTTCTCCATGAGCTCGCGGCAACGTTGCCGGTCCTCGTGGCGATAGGCGGCGATCATGCGCTGGTAGACACCCCAGGTCGCCTCGACCTCGACGTGAGCGTCATCAACGAACAGCGCGCGTAGCCTGTCGCTCTGCTTGTCGGTGAGCAGGTCCGCGCCGGTGTGCAGCGTGCGCCGCGACTTGTAGAGCGGGTCGTCCCTGAACCCACGGTGCCCGTGGATCGCGAGTTGGACCCGGCGCCGGCACCTGTCGAGGGCGTCACCGGCCAGGCGCACGACGTGGAAGGGATCCATCACCGTGACCGCGTCCGGGATCTCCTCTGCAGCGGCGGTCTTGAACCCGGTGAAGCCGTCCATCGCGACCACCTCGACCGCGTCACGGAAGGCGTCGTCGCGGTCGGCGAGCCAGGTCTTGAACGCCGCCTTCGACCGGCCCTCGACCATGTCCAGCAGCCTTGCTGGGCCGGCGCCATCGCGGACCGGGGTGAGGTCGATGATCACGGTGACGTACTTGTCGCCACGCCTGGTGTGGCGCCAGACGTGCTCATCGACGCCAATGACCTTCACGCCCTCGAACCGCGTGGGGTCGTTGATCAGCAGCCGCTTGCCTTCAGCCAGGACCGCGTTGTTGGCGGTGTCCCACGCGACCCCGAGTCCCTCGGCGACACGTGCGACGGTGAGGTGTGCGACCACGATCCCTTCCAGCGCCCACCGCAGCCCGGTGCGCGAGAGCTTCGCGCGTGGCTCCGCCGCGGCGCTGGTGTCTTGGCGCCACACGTGTCCGCAGTCGGCACAGCGGTAGCGGCGCACTACAACTTCCAGCACGGTCGGTCGCCAGCCCAGCGGCTCGTGGGCCAACCGCCGGATCACGGTGTCACGAGCAGCGCCTTCGCTGCCGCACCGTCGGCACCACTGATCTGGTTCCACCACGCGGCACGCGAGGACCGCACGATCCGGTTCAAGTTGTTGTCCGGTCACGCTCAGACCGAGGCCGTCGAGTCGAGCGAAGGCGGTCAGGTCAGGGCGGCCGAAGCCGGCCGGCGGGGTAGCGTCGGACACGTCGAGGTCTTTCCGATGGATGGCGTAGGAACCTCCATCGTCGGGAGACCTCGACGTCTATCTGCGGACCGACTCGGCGGGGCGCGATCGTCTCGTGCGTTGGCGGACTACGGGAGCTTGGACGCGAGGACGTCGGCCGCCAGGATCTCGGGTGCTGCGCCGAGGAGGTGCTGGTTGGCCATCAGGGCTGCGACGATGGCGCCGTTGGCGTGGGCGTCGCGAGCGGCTTCGTCGGGGAATGCATCGAAGATCCAGAAGGTGTCGGCGTGGGTCCTGACCGCGAACCAGACAATCGTTCCTACTTCTTCGTTGGCGAGTGCGACAGCGCCGGCGAGCAGATCGGCGACCGCGTCGTGCTGTCCATCGGCCGCGACGATCTTGGCGACGAAGGCATACGGAAGTGATGCGGGTGTGGACATGAGGGACTCTCCTTGACGTCGGGGTTCTTCGTGGGACGAGTTCAGCGTATGACGAGCGAGGGCCGGTGGGGAGTGGCGTATACGGCAGTATTGCTATTGTTTACGTCATGCGTATCGGACTGATCGCGATCGACGGCTGCTTCGGTTCGGCTATCGCGTCGATCATCGACATCGTGCGGGTGGCCGACGGAGCCCGCGGCGATGTCGACCCGCGGATCGACCCGATCGAACTCGCCATCCTCGGACCGAAACGGCGAGTGACCACGACGGCATCGATGACCCTGTCGGTGGACCACCCGCTGTCGGAGTCCGGAGAGTTCGACGTAATCGTCGTCCCTGCGCTTGGAACCCTTACGGCCGCCGCTACCAACGACGTCCTCCAGAGCCGAGATGCTCGTTCGGTCATCGCCTCGCTCGGGCGCCTCGACGAGGCGACCACCCGGATCGCCGCGGCGTGCACCGGCGTGTTCGCTGTCGCCGAGACCGGACGGATGCATCATCGGAGGGCGACGACCAGCTGGTTCCTGGGGCCGGAGTTCCTGAAGCGCTATCCGACCGTCGCCCTTGATCTCGACACCATGGTCGTGGTCGACGGGAACCTCGTCACCGCCGGCGCCGCGTTCGCCCACATCGACCTCGCGCTCTCACTCGTGCGATCGATCAGCCCCGACCTGGCCCAACATGTCGCCAAGCTCCTCATCATCGACGAGCGCCCGTCGCAGGCGGCCTTCGTCGCCTACGAACATCTCCGGCACGAGGACCCGATCGTCGTCGAGTTCGAACGCTTCGTGCGCGCCCGCCTGGACGAACCGTTCAACGTCGCCTTCGTCGCGCAGTCGCTCGGCACCAGCCGGCGCACCCTCGAACGACGAGTCCGTGCGGCGCTCAACCTCACTCCGCTCGGCTTCGTCCAACGGCTTCGCACCGAACGAGCTCGGCACCTCTCAGCAACCACGGACCTCACCTCCGCCGAGA
This window encodes:
- a CDS encoding COX15/CtaA family protein, whose product is MIPTPFSLLAERLTLSPKALQRAATASLVASILIIVFGGVVRLTGSGLGCPTWPACEPGSLAATPALGIHGFIEFTNRAFTGVLVAAVAWVIIAARLQPLRDRTMTRLAWSQFWLVVANALAGGVTVFSGLNPYIVAGHFVLAIALLTTTALTWHRARTAQSAMFAPSPLVRGLSVGLAGITLTVILVGTLVTGTGPHAGDTAEVPRMQFEWVNVTIVHGALGTLSLALALLLWVKLRSEPNAQLARRRVLVYIIVVVLQALLGIGQSLLGLPEVLVALHLLGSALVWVGALRVVLDVNPGLLATRSRASAEQSGSSQSGV
- a CDS encoding cytochrome c biogenesis protein ResB, yielding MRTALILLLLLSVAAIPGSLVPQRSSDPNGVSQYFRDNPDVAGLIEKIQGFDVYSSVWFSSIYLLLFVSLIGCIIPRTKHHLQALRKQPPTVPARLNRLPVFVVTVDLSPADAAAKVESVERSLRGQGYRVRRSGVEISAERGYLRETGNLLFHTSLIGVLVAVGVGSSFGYTGQRVVIEGQTFINSLGNFDSFNPGRFFDPNNLDPYAVTLDSFDVDYEQQNLAALGQPLDYTATLATRWQTEETTQEETIKVNEPLSLGGTQMYLLGNGYAPTVTIKDPAGNTVFSDPVAFLPQDANLTSLGVIKIPDGLSQQIGLVGFFYPTQDTNRAGAFYSSYPDLEYPVLTFNVFAGDLGIDNGIPRSVYALDTAGMQPLTGEGSVSTPLQLKPGETQQLPNGLGSITFDSVKRFGSFEVHHDPAQQWVLVFSVLAILGLLAGLLVPRRRVFIRSTVATDGTSALEFAGLARGDDPHLASVITRIADQ
- a CDS encoding TlpA disulfide reductase family protein; the protein is MAPDTYAGRVTVVNFWYAGCAPCRAEAPDLQALNEEFSDQDVAFLGVNVRDQTATATAFAGQFGISYPSIIDVNSGEMQLAFSGSVAPNAVPTTVVLDRKGRVASRILGRLADQSILRTLVNDTLAEGE
- the lnt gene encoding apolipoprotein N-acyltransferase, which gives rise to MFPSMLGIRPVRSTRVPSNDGGRSWHAPTSRLVENDAASRKRGFWLSSCAAVLAGLLLDAGFPGLNAWPLTLAGVALLLGLLEHAGIRRGSWLGLLSGLAFYLAHVSWTSEYLGPVPWIALSVLEALLFAAGAASISAARKFIEKVWPTPSASFVLYPVAVGGLWVLREAVAGSWPYGGFAWGRLAYSQSESPLGPLVAWVGVPGLSFLLVWAIAVVLATHRVTSSVTGAVTATVLLALGAAIVPAWETPSSGEVRVAAVQGDGPAGYFDARGPGDLLAAQVRATAPVIGEEVDVVIWPENSMDEDPLVSAATAATLRDMAERLGAPLLVGAVNERAGRLYNSSIAWSPEGVEGIYDKAHPVPFGEYVPDREFWSLLAPSLIGLIQRDYEVGRLPPVLQLDGLRAGVSICFDIVDDALIDQMMNEKAQVIFAQTNNADFGRTDESAQQLAITKIRAIQTGRSIVTVSTVGQSQTILPDGTTSQRLAAFKPGVIMDSVPLASEDTPATLIGDGIYLLIASLTVAAALATTMDHTARSGVRRSKGAR
- the lgt gene encoding prolipoprotein diacylglyceryl transferase; the protein is MILPSAAGIPSPSVSFIEVGSFRVYFYAIFILIGIAIAVAFTSRRFQRRGGRSDLVLDMSLAAIPFAILGGRLYHVATHPSDYFYDGADPWRIFYVWEGGLAIFGSILFGAVGYYIGCRRAGVRFLSFADAVVPGLLLAQAFGRLGNYFNQELFGAPTTLPWGLNIDSSNPAFPSGMPADTLFHPLFLYEILWNVAGALVILAVERRVRLRTGGALGLYMIIYGTGRAWFETLRIDPSELLVLGMKVNTLTALIVAITGVLLVILSTRRTAASEDGVYRSGNNASAAGSGRD
- a CDS encoding cytochrome c biogenesis protein CcdA; the protein is MGSDFAQTIILGQLVVAIPIALLAGLVSFASPCILPLLPGYLAFLGGFTPSGVAPRRSRLLVGVVLFILGFAVVFTLYGAAFGGAGAWLIRWQDVITRAAGILIIAMGAAFLGAFKPLQRTLRIPVALPTGVVGAPLLGVVFGLGWTPCFGPTLAAISLLSLSSGSPARGALLGLFYCLGLGIPFLLVALGFSWATRGVQVIRRHIRAINVAGGAMLIAIGAAMVTGLWTSWIYSLQALIGGFVLPI
- the ccsB gene encoding c-type cytochrome biogenesis protein CcsB, with translation MIETLSQYSVLALYSAMGVYALAFIFFAVDLARRSSFAEEQAVLVGEAKLASPATVARSASGRASVAGGAGRGTATLARLADRVEDEIYHAPSRSRTVRVGFSLTILAWAVHLVATLLRGIAGGRVPWANMYEFSMTGTLLIIGVFLLVQLRYDLRFLGAFVTGLVLALLGVAVVNYYVAVVPLPPALQSVWLVIHVLVAILGTAFFALGFALSVTQLAQSRREGGGAGSGRLRFLATLPGSHALENLSYRVNIVGFILWTFTLIAGAVWAERAWGRYWGWDTKEVWTFIIWTIYAGYIHARATRGWRGTPSAWLSIIGFSAVMFNFGIVNVFFKGLHAYSGLSTGS